Proteins from a single region of Streptomyces spinoverrucosus:
- a CDS encoding S1 family peptidase, translating to MRIKRTTPRSGIARRTRLIAVASGLAAAAAFAVPSANASDVTTFSANELKSAGNAVLKADVPGTAWAVDSKTNRVLLTVDSTVSQAEIAKIKEQAGVNADALTIKRTPGKFSKFIQGGDAIYASSWRCSLGFNVQDSSGNQYFLTAGHCTDGAGTWYSNSGRTQVIGSTAGSSFPTNDYGIVRYSGSVSRPGTANGVDITRAATPSVGTTVIRDGSTTGTHSGRVTALNATVNYGGGDIVYGMIQTNVCAEPGDSGGSLYGSNGTAYGLTSGGSGNCTSGGTTFFQPVTEALSAYGVSVY from the coding sequence GTGAGGATCAAGCGCACCACCCCCCGCAGCGGAATCGCGAGACGGACCCGGCTGATCGCCGTTGCCTCCGGCCTCGCGGCCGCAGCCGCGTTCGCGGTCCCCAGCGCCAACGCGTCCGACGTCACCACGTTCAGCGCCAACGAGCTGAAGAGCGCCGGCAACGCGGTGCTCAAGGCCGACGTCCCGGGCACCGCCTGGGCCGTCGACAGCAAGACCAACCGCGTGCTGCTCACCGTCGACAGCACGGTCTCCCAGGCGGAGATTGCGAAGATCAAGGAACAGGCCGGGGTCAACGCCGACGCGCTCACGATCAAGCGCACCCCCGGCAAGTTCAGCAAGTTCATCCAGGGCGGCGACGCCATCTATGCGAGTAGCTGGCGCTGCTCGCTGGGCTTCAACGTCCAGGACAGCAGCGGCAACCAGTACTTCCTGACCGCCGGTCACTGCACCGACGGCGCCGGCACCTGGTACTCCAACTCCGGCCGTACCCAGGTCATCGGCTCGACCGCCGGGTCCAGCTTCCCGACCAACGACTACGGCATCGTGCGCTACAGCGGGTCCGTCAGCCGGCCCGGCACCGCCAACGGCGTGGACATCACCCGCGCGGCCACCCCGAGCGTGGGCACCACCGTCATCCGTGACGGCTCCACCACCGGTACGCACAGCGGCCGGGTCACCGCCCTGAACGCGACCGTCAACTACGGCGGCGGCGACATCGTCTACGGCATGATCCAGACCAACGTCTGCGCCGAGCCCGGTGACTCCGGCGGTTCGCTCTACGGCAGCAACGGCACCGCGTACGGTCTGACCTCCGGCGGCAGCGGCAACTGCACCTCCGGTGGTACGACGTTCTTCCAGCCTGTTACCGAGGCGCTGAGCGCGTATGGCGTGAGCGTGTACTGA